Within the Aspergillus luchuensis IFO 4308 DNA, chromosome 5, nearly complete sequence genome, the region ATGGTCTTGACCTCCCTTCGTTCAGGTGACGAAAGTTGCATGCGGGAGCTGGAGTTAGCTTAGAGATGGAAAGCAATCGTAAACTGGGCACATAACAATCCCAGCAGCTATGCTTGACATCTCAACTTGATTGGCGAGATCAACTGATATATTTGGCTAATGAGTACGTAGTACTCAGTATCTGGTTAGCTGGGGACCTCCCGAATCCAATCATTCGGGAGAAGAGCTTGATAAATTCGGACGGGGTCGTCTGCTGGCCGAAATTGGATAAGAAGACCCAGGACCCCAGAGTGGCGTAGAAGCTATTGACTCGGGTTGAGTAGCGAGAACTAACATGCACGAAAGCCAGCACGGCCAGCCACAGAGGTCATATTTCTGCAGAGGCGCGCAGCAGCTGAGCGAAACATAATATGCTCTATGATGTAGATAGTAGACGTGCAGGTTGAGTGCACATCTCTTGGCACAATCATACTAGTACTGGGTAGGACAAGTTTTTTTCCAACGGTCAATCGTCGAGTCAATTTAAGCCCCCCCATCCGATGTCGGCCGATCAAAACGCCGTAAGGACCCTTGAAGTAGTAAGTTGGGTTGTCATTTCTGTATCAGGATTATCGCCACTGGGAAAGATCCATTTCTATCCCAATGTTTCCCCGATATgttggatggtggatgatggatgacaTGCTGATCCAAGCCACTGGCAGCATGATGACGACGGACCAACCCATCTTGTGATTTGGGTATGTTCCTACCTCCTACTCAGAGCGAGCCAGGGGGGGCGGCGGTCCGAGTGTTATCCGTGTTGAACTGGCCATGCCCCACCACCAGAGACCTCCTGGATTGCGCGCCCAGACGATACGGAGTATTTATCCAACATTACTAAAGACGTAAGGTTGAACCGTGACAGATGCCGGACTTCCCACCACTTCTTATTGGAGACAAGCAAGACTAGGCTAGTTAGTAGGCAAGAACCTCGCCGACCTTGTGATGCAGCTGCTGTCAAGGAGAGCCCGAACAGGATTGCTATGATCACATGATGTGTATATTTCGGGACAGAGACACCTTGTTGGAGATCACTTTCAGGTCCAGACGTGGAAGATTTATTGCAACAACCATGAAAGAAATATACACAGTTTGTATATAGTTAGGGATGTGGAATGAGATGCTAATTCACGGTGGATTTTCAAGACAAATCTGACTCGGGGGACCGATGGAGGTGAGATGGTGTACCCGCAAGGAGTGTGGCCGACCACCGCACGCTAGCCCCCTTTGGGATTGATTAGGAGCATACCAAGTTCCAAATTTATCCCCTCGAGGACTAATGACTTTGCTGACTCTGTTCAAATTCCGTTTGGTTCCAATGTCTTCGTTCTGTAGGAAGCCTTTCAAGATCTCTTTCAGACCAATGCCATCATATGAGAGCCAAAGTGTAGTTTGGATCTAGTTTCAACTTACTATTTGATTAGTGGGATATAATACCATTTCGAAACCCGTACCAGTGTCGTACATGTATTGTTTCCTTGCGGGACAATAGTGGTACAATACATATCCCATGTCCCTGGTCGGAGTAGATAAGGACACAACCTCAGAAAAGGGGATGAATGACTGACAGGCTACTTCTGTATAAATTGTACCTTTCCGAATATCTGATATCTGGTTGAGTGCTTGGGTCAGAACAAGTAGGGAATAACATTCCAAGGCGGGTGGGACAATTCTTTgagagaataagaaaaaggttGACGGGCCGACGCTAATAGAAGCATAGGATACAAGGTCCTTGCCCAGTGCACGAAATTTCCGGCTTCCGGCTCCTACGGAGAGGGACTCCATATCTAAATGTTAAAAAGTCCGCGGTGGTGCAACTGGTTCACGGACTTTGTGTATTTAGCAGTCAAggagatatatattagttagaCTAAATTGTACTACAAATGAACAGATGTTCGCTACAGAAGACATTTAAATCATCGATTTCCCTGCCTTGCCATCGGTTTTGATGCTGTCAGCAAGTCACCTGCGAGGACGAACGGGTATCATGAATGTAATATCCAGTAATAGTTACCGGAAGTACATTGCCAATACAAGTGGGACTCGAGGAAACAATACCACATGGATTCATACCTGTCAATTGAAGAACAAATGATTTCCATTGATAGCCAAAGTAGTGGACGGTAAATAAAAGAGGCGTAAAACAAGGACCGTTTAATCTTCACTTATTTTGCCTGCAATTCAACTACCATCTATGAAGCAGTCAAACAGATTGGAAGgtaagattttaattttatgagggggggaaataaaaccaagaaaaagcaaagagaataAGAGGAGGACCCTCGGTCGACTAGCGATTCAACAAGCCGAATCTCCATTGCCAACCAGAACAATGCAAATCCGTCCGATGCCcaccctttttttttcttgaacCTTTCCTAAACAGGCTGGAGACTGACGGgttgtgtgtgcgtgtgcgGGTGGACTACTTGGGAAATACTAGCATGAGCTTGTGGTGGTGTGCGCTTTTTCTCCCAAGGTGGAGAGGACGGAGAACTCGATTcgaaattttttttttatctcacACCTTTCCACCTTAAGGTTTCTTTTTGTtaatttcctttttggaCTCCGTCCCACGACCGCCATCTAATTTCTGGCCTCTGGTCGATGGGGGAGGAtacgtagatagatagataaataggaTCTAGTACGGAGTTTCTATctagtgatggtgatggtggtggtggtggtgtctatTCCGAATGGAAGTTTGcggatggattgattgattgattagtGATTAGTTTTGTAGTGAGTTGGTTAGGAGTGATAAATGGTTTCCATTATTATTACCTAGCAGCTtttctggctggctgtctctctctccctctgaATCTGCGTTTCTTATCCCCGGGCCAGAAAAAATCATAATATCCACGCATCtcgcttcccttcccttgccccccctctccctctctctctctcgcacCCTCTTACtcgctcctcttcttttcttggtcctcccctcttccacccccggtcctcctcaatctccctGGACGTTGCACCTCTGCTACCCGAcgcctttctcctctccctcctccctccctcttactcactctctcactctcactctcttcctcgccattcttcttccctccctctccccctttcctGTCTTATTTCCcgcacccaccacccccacgcCTTCTCCAAACCCTTTTTAAATCCCTCACGCCAGACTTTTTATTTGTCTGTCGTGCCTCCAAAGGGTGAGAAGCCGTTCGTCTCGTCCCTGTTCTGCCTCGTTCGCTCGTGGTAGAACCGTCCGGAATTTTTTTGCTCCAGGAGAACACCCATTTGCTTTGGTAAGTCTACAATTTTTTATGAATCTTACCGTCCCGTAccattgttattattatttttttttcccctttgggCCCAACTCGACCATGAGACATCACCTCCATGATTTCTGGAGGAACGCAGATTCACAACTCATCCATTATATCTCTCTGCATCTGCTTGGCTCTTAATCGAAGTTGGTGTCTTGCATCAATTAAAGTTCGTTGCGTCCGCACCTCATTCCTGTCATGTGAAGAGCCCGGAAGGAAAGGGGATAAGATCGAAGgcagggagaaaaaaaaaagttcgaTACCTAAGGAGTCAAATTGGGAGATCTAATAATAAGTCCGATCGATGTCATCGCTGGTCGCCATCCGCCATTTTGTCACTCCTGTGCGCTGACTCGGCCACCTGGCCCGTTTTATTTTCGGCCTCCACCTCGCTCTAGTCGCATCTTGCTTTTTTTGTCAATGCCGTTCAGATTTGTTGTCGCACCCAAAACATTTACTCACCCGTCATATCCAGACAGGCCTCTCTCGATTGCCTTCGAGCGGATCCATCCCCATCGCATCAAAGCTTGACTCCGTCCGTCATCGTACCACGTTCTCCTCCGGTAAACATGTCATACTACGAGCCTCAGGGTTGGCAGGCACCGGCCGCGCGCCAGGCCTCTTGGGAGCAACCTGCTCCCCCATCACGGTCAGGTATGGATGGCAATACACCGATTCCAACTGCGTGCATCACTGTTCTCAATACTTACGACAATTCTTCCTTACAGGATCGAGCTCCGTTTCCCAGCGTGACGAAATCCCGGCGTTTTCTTCTCAGTTTGATGGTACGAATAGCCGTCCCCTGCCTTATTTCGCCTTGTCTGGTGCCACGACCGTCCAGTAGCGCGCAAGCACATACACTGTTCGCCGTGCCGGAACTTGTGGCCTGTTCCGTTCTGTGACAAACGTAAAATAAACGATTGAGTTGGGTGCTAACACATCCATCAGAGGTCGACCGTGCTATCGATAACCTCGTCAAGAGTGGAAAGCTGTGGGCTGCACCCCGGAGGGATTCTATGCCCATGATGATGGGCCGTCCCTACCCCGACTACGGTATGATATTGCGAGATCACTTGATTACATTCGACACGTTCTAAACTTCAGTAGCAGATCCCCGCATGGTCAACTCCATGAGCCAGCGTCATCACTCGATCAGCGAGTTCGATTCCCGGATGCATCCCAGTCCCAATGTCCAGGGCTTCTATGCCTCTCAGCGTTTCCAGGGTCGCCCCAATGAAGTAGAGCAAATGATGCAAGCGAAGCGTCGGATGGCAGCACAGCGTGAGAGGGAGCTCCGCAACTATCACCAGGAGCAACAGTACAACCGAAGTACGTGGTAGCATCTGTCTTTGGAGCCTTTTTCTGCACCTgcatctttcttccccaataTTCCCCATACATACTTCTTGGCCCATGTGTATTTGTTGGCTTGTATATTACGTTGGGACATGGCTCCCGCTTCGAACATGGTtttaattcttttcttcttctcaaaGGCCTGCTTGCCGAAATGTCTGGAAACAAGTCCGATCGCTCCCTCAGCCCGGCCGCCATGAGCGAAGAAAGCCGCCGGGAACTACTCGCTCGTCAGCATAGGGCTTTATACGGCAACGACAGCCctgccttcttccctcccaccGGTCTCGCCGACGACGGTACACGTTCCGAAAGCCAGGCAGGTGGCACGCCGACTTCCTCGACCGGCGTCCGTGGTGCCTCTCCCCGCAACGTTGATCCGTTCGGTCTCGCACAAACCCCCGTTCAGGGTGGCGCAGACAGTATCGGTCAGGCGGCCGCCGGCGCTGCCTCCTTGCAGTCGCCTTCTCGTGCCAacagcacctcctcccccagctCTGCCATCAACCCTGTTTTTGGCAAATACGACGGTGCCGACCAGCCTGTAACCTCGACTTCGTCTCCCGGCGGTGCTGATTCTCCTTCGTCGAGACAAGCTCCTTCCAAGTCCATGGCTGGGCCGATTGGCTCCGTTGGCCCCATCGGAACCCGTCCTCTGCCCCAGCCTCATGCGGGACAGGTCTCCAACCCAGCGCTGAACAAGCGCTCCACGACTCCCCTGCCTTCTCCCTTGGGATTCGGTTTCACTGCGGGCGATGGCGCCTCGGATCGGTCTGTTCCCTCCGTGTCGACCGCACcctctgctgcggctgcgacCGCTGGTGTCAAGGATACATCGGGTGGAGTTGGCCTTGGCTGGGGCAACGGCAGCGGTGTCTGGGGTTCCAAGAACGGTCTCGGAGTTCAGGCATCGGTCTGGGGTTGAAGAGTAGAGGGCGGATAACTAACATCACGCATTATTTGTTCGGCATGTGTTCGCTTCTGTGCAGTGGCGTTTTAAAGAGAGGGGTTTCGTTTTGATACTATTGGGAAAAGAGCATGGTACATATTcggaagaggtggtggtgcaaGAGTACGTCTTTTGATTTTGTCTAGCGCTCTGTCACATGTGGACTGTTAATTTGGTACATGGCTGGTTTACTGACTAGGGGACTTGGTTGGCCTGTTGGTTTCTGGAGTCGGTATTCCCCATTTGGTGTGCTTTTTTGTGCTTGCATTGATGGTTTGACACTGTGGTTTTGGTTTTTCATCGTTTTGATTTTCCATTGGTTCCTGCATCCTTTCCactctgctttttttttctttcgtcATGACCAGCCACGACCTGCCAGGTTGGGGTTTGTATTTACCTTCAGGGAGGAGTGTACGTCTCGGGCTCTTGTTTCCCACTCATTCACGGGGGGTTCAGGTGTTATTCTATCATCATTCGGGTCTGGTTGCGAGTTCGGCCGAAACATGCGGGTTTTAGTTCAGCAACTGGGCTTTTAGTTTGGGTATGGAAAAGGTTGATTGATTTTTGTGTCTTACTGCGTTTCATGTGTTTTCTGGGGACATTGGCAAAAAAAGGAACATTCGGGGATGCAGGCAAAACATCAAAGAGTTAACGGAGTCTGATCTCATGTTTTTATCAATGGTCATATACTATTTGCcattttccttctcatcatccccctcccatcctccaTATCCTCCCGTACAACACAGGTATCAAGCCAAAGCCTCCCTAAAAAACCGCACCAACTTGGGCCCCGACACCTCCAACCGATCATACAAATCAAAATGGCCCATCCCAGCCACAACAAACAACTCCTTGGGCTCCCTCGCCAACCGCACCGCCTCCTCACTATAATGCAAcgtctccgcctcctccccagcaatCATCAACACCGGCCTCGGCGCAATCAACCGCATGAACGCAAACGAATCATACACCACCATCCGATCATAACTCTGCAGGGGTACCCTCTGCGTCGACCGTTCATGCTTCCCCCTGCTAGTTCCATAATACTCCGCTGCTGCAGCAAAAAACGAATCCACAttatcccctcctccttctccctcttgcACCATCTGCAAcaccttctccgcatcaaACATCTTCGGCGCCTCCCCATTTTCGATTCTTCTATTCCTCTCCCCAGCTGCaccccccaacacccccccaatcacctcccccctctccaataatcccctccccaccccaccacACCTACACATCCCCCCCACACAAGCCGCCGACACCGTCGCCACGGCCTTAATCCGCAAGTCACCCGCCGCAGCGAAACAGACGTACCCGCCCGACGCGCAGATGCCCAGCACACCGATTCGCGTACTGTCTACCCCCGGGACGGAGGTCGAGAGATACGTCACTGCCGACTTGATGTCCTCGACGCGCTGGAAGGGGTCTTCGAGGCCCCGGGGGTGGCCGGTGCTGGAGCCTTGGTAGGCGGCGTCGAAGGTGAGGGTTGTGAAGCCTgcgtggtggaggtgggtggCGTAGAGAGTGGTGGTTTGTTCTTTGACCCCCGTCATGGGGTGTGAGAGGATTATGGCGGGGGtaagggtggtggtgttggtaaggggattgtggtggtggtagaggTGCGCGGAGAGGGTGtgtgtggaggaggggaaggttaTGGGTGTTGGTGTAGACATTTTGGTTGAGAGTAGGAGAaggatttgattgattgaatggATTCagtggtaagtagtagatgattgggttggattggcgatggtagtggtagttACTACgagtaatttatatacttgGTTGCTGCTTCGGAGAGTGGTCGGGAAGTCCGAAGATTTTCGGGGTTGGAGATTCTTGATCGGCACGGGTGGATGACGAGGGATATAGGTGTTAGGACGGGATTTAGATGCTGCTTGTTGTTTGTGGGATTGTTGGAGTTATCTAGTGGTggttattttataagtattgggaatgggaatgggaaagCTGCGCGGTTGTGGTGAGTACTAGGTGTGGTGTTGGCATGATATGGAAATACAAtaagtatatactacttGGTGAATTGGATGCCATGActtactaagtagtagtagtactaggtCTTACTGTGACTGAGTACTACTTTACTGACTGTTGTCATTGTTCAGTGGTCAGAAACAAGAAAGTGTAATATATCAATGCTAGTCCCCTAGTATATGATATCGTAGTCCAAAGATGATTGTATGCAAGCGCTCTTGATTATCATGTCGTCGTCTAATCAATTCTTCTAATTTAAAGGTCTGCAGGTAGCATAGGGTCTCGCTCAGAACATGTTGTAGATATGGAGTCGCTACGACTccgctcagcagcagcctcgaTCTTTCTGCGTGCTGTAAACAGTCCCGACACGCCACGTTCCTGATTCCGTCCCAGCCAGGGTTTGCGTGCCTCTCCCAGCACACGCCGTCCCAAATAGTATATGAGCTgcccgaggatgatgaggccgaAAGCAATCGGGTACATCCAGTGGATTGTGTAGTGAAACACCCCCACCCCGATGAGAACACCCCAGAAATTCATCGTCAACATCGAGATATTGAAGAATGCCGCGGATGACAGCCGGAATAGCAGTGGTACCATACAATAGAAAGACGCAAGACACAACGTATATCCGGTCAAGTAGATACCAACCTGGCTGTTCCAGGTCGCATTTTGGAACGAGCTACGGTCGAAAATGCCGGCCTGGATGCCATTTATGACCATGCCGTACATGGCCATTTGACCCAGGACTTCGTACACCGGGGCCGTACTGACGAAAAACTCCTCACCCGTGTTGGCAAGTCCGTAGAATGTCGCACCCAGGAGCGCGAAGAGGTCGCCCTTGATCAGGTCCCTGCGCGAATAACCCCCCTCATCGGCACCAGTGATGCGGTCCGAAGCAATCAGGACGCCCATGCCGCCAATACAGATCAGGATACCTAGCACCTGGGTGATATGGTAACGCACGCGCAAGATCGTGAAGGACACGATGACCACGACCGCAATAGCCCAGAAATTTATCAGCTGGGCACTCAGCATAGTCGTATAGCGATAGGCCAGCACAATGAAATAGTTTCCTTCCACGTCGCAGAAGGCCAAAAAGATATCTATTCAAGATCCGTAATTAGAGAGACGTTGGGGAAGTGTAGGGTATTTACGTATACAGTGAGACTTACATTTCCAACCGTGCCGGAGCACCACTCGTACCCAGCCATTCAGACCATAACGGTATATGGTATATGGGGTAAAGATAGCGTTGAGCAAAAAGTAGTTGAAGAATGTCTGGAAAGCCGGAATTGAGGTTCCCTCGCTGACTAGTAGTGTACTAAAAGTGCTACAGGCAGTGTTGGTGATAGCCAGAACCTGTCTGTGTGACAAGTTAACCATCGACCACACCTTGGTGCTTCAAGCATCTTAACTGTAGCACTTACCCAAGGAAAAGGGTAATGTAGAACTCTTTCGTTGCAAGGTAAGCAAGGAcattgtcttctttctcaaCATGCGTGACAGGCGCTTCTGGTAGGTAGTCGGCGCTCCGAGGAGCCTCTAATATTGGATCAACCTGCTCGGGTGATTGAGCTACAGGTATGTAATTagcgggtggtggagaggatctCTGAGCGGCAAGCCGAGCAGCCCTGATATCGGACATCTCTGATAAGAGATACAAAAAATTGAGTTTTTGAGCCGGGCAAACTTGAGACTGATATGGTTCTAGGAACGACTGGGTGACTTAATAACCAAGACGAGCGCAAAGCCCCCAAAAGTCGCTCGTCTATGGCGATGGCCAATCCGGTGACAACCTGAGAAAAACGAAGAGCTATCGAGATATAGGTGCCAAGTAGAAGATACTGCTGAAGCTGGAAGTAGATCGATCCAACGTCAAGGCTAAAGCCGAGGTCAAGGCGGGGAACATTCCTTAGGTAAGACAACCGTGGATCGGATCTCGCCGCTATCCCTTTTGCAGTATGATATGCCAGGTCTCTGCTGCAGCTATCTATACCCTCTGAATTTGTGATACCATTGAGAGCGAGCCAAGGCTGGTCACAGATGGCTCGGTATTTAATAATCGAAGCGTTGGATTCAATGGTCCGAAGACCGACAGCTCACCTCAATGCCATAAGCACCTAATGTCTTAATGTACTTGGTGCTGCAAGATGGTTATGGCAGAGACAATAACTAAATCTAGGAAGGCGCAATGGAATTTATAGCAAGGAAATTGCAGATCGATATGCATAGCAGACTGGGAGCCAGGGATATACacgatggagatgaggttAGAAGTTATCGCCTGTGAAGGCACAAATTTActaaaagaggaaaaagatcAGGTGATACATGTCctaaaagggaaagaagcggAAGCGGCTTCTAGAAAAGTGCCCGTTCCAATCAAGTCACACCCCAGCCAGAATGGCAGCTGCTGCGCATCAAAGCTCCtcggatgctgctggttcAGGTTTTGGGCCATTCTGGGCAGCCCTCGAGCTTGAAGTAGGCACTAAATCCGCGATGTGGGCTCGAATCAAAACCAAGTGGAGACCCTCCGACCATTTCGTTCCATTGCAGTTTCAACTTTGACAGCTTGCATTGCGATAGCCTAGTCATTTTATGCGCATCATTATTGCGACCGCTAACCATTGgcaagatcatcttcatgtaGGTATTGACTATTTAGGGCATTTTGTTCGAAGGACTATATGAAGGGTAGACAACCATGATTCCGATCGAAGTACAAGGTCAGGAGAAGTCATTGCATGGGCAACCACCAATTGCCTTAACCCCATCTGACGCCACAGAAAAAGCAGCGTTACACATAGCAAGTGTGTAGAAAACCCACAAATAGCGGTCAATCGGTCATGGACTATGATATCTCTCCCAATGAAGCATTTCCATACACTTCTTGCATGGCCGATGCATACAAAGTGCTGCAAAACGGATAGAGCATTGTAAGATACGTGCGTCCTACTAGACTTACAGAAGAGCTagtggaatgaatggaggaaaatcaaagagaagagaagctaTGTAAAAATAAGCATGGTAGCTTTCAAGCAGACCCCTAAGCATTAGCTTTGCGTGAAGTGATAGCACACTCCTGCGCACATCTCTTAATGTGTGACGACTCGATGCTTAGCCATCGCATGGGATTCCCGAGATAGCAGGAACTGGGGACATAGTATCATCATAGTTTATTCCACTGAATCAGGGAGGCATGATAGATAGCTGTCGGCCGGGGATAGCGGGT harbors:
- a CDS encoding DUF914 domain membrane protein (COG:E,G;~EggNog:ENOG410PHPB;~InterPro:IPR009262;~PFAM:PF06027;~TransMembrane:9 (o67-92i104-123o135-154i166-183o189-208i229-249o290-312i319-339o345-364i);~go_component: GO:0016021 - integral component of membrane [Evidence IEA];~go_function: GO:0022857 - transmembrane transporter activity [Evidence IEA];~go_process: GO:0055085 - transmembrane transport [Evidence IEA]), with translation MSDIRAARLAAQRSSPPPANYIPVAQSPEQVDPILEAPRSADYLPEAPVTHVEKEDNVLAYLATKEFYITLFLGQVLAITNTACSTFSTLLVSEGTSIPAFQTFFNYFLLNAIFTPYTIYRYGLNGWVRVVLRHGWKYIFLAFCDVEGNYFIVLAYRYTTMLSAQLINFWAIAVVVIVSFTILRVRYHITQVLGILICIGGMGVLIASDRITGADEGGYSRRDLIKGDLFALLGATFYGLANTGEEFFVSTAPVYEVLGQMAMYGMVINGIQAGIFDRSSFQNATWNSQVGIYLTGYTLCLASFYCMVPLLFRLSSAAFFNISMLTMNFWGVLIGVGVFHYTIHWMYPIAFGLIILGQLIYYLGRRVLGEARKPWLGRNQERGVSGLFTARRKIEAAAERSRSDSISTTCSERDPMLPADL
- a CDS encoding alpha/beta hydrolase (COG:S;~EggNog:ENOG410PQYN;~InterPro:IPR000073,IPR029058;~PFAM:PF12697), with the translated sequence MSTPTPITFPSSTHTLSAHLYHHHNPLTNTTTLTPAIILSHPMTGVKEQTTTLYATHLHHAGFTTLTFDAAYQGSSTGHPRGLEDPFQRVEDIKSAVTYLSTSVPGVDSTRIGVLGICASGGYVCFAAAGDLRIKAVATVSAACVGGMCRCGGVGRGLLERGEVIGGVLGGAAGERNRRIENGEAPKMFDAEKVLQMVQEGEGGGDNVDSFFAAAAEYYGTSRGKHERSTQRVPLQSYDRMVVYDSFAFMRLIAPRPVLMIAGEEAETLHYSEEAVRLAREPKELFVVAGMGHFDLYDRLEVSGPKLVRFFREALA
- a CDS encoding uncharacterized protein (COG:S;~EggNog:ENOG410PWUW), coding for MSYYEPQGWQAPAARQASWEQPAPPSRSGSSSVSQRDEIPAFSSQFDEVDRAIDNLVKSGKLWAAPRRDSMPMMMGRPYPDYDPRMVNSMSQRHHSISEFDSRMHPSPNVQGFYASQRFQGRPNEVEQMMQAKRRMAAQRERELRNYHQEQQYNRSLLAEMSGNKSDRSLSPAAMSEESRRELLARQHRALYGNDSPAFFPPTGLADDGTRSESQAGGTPTSSTGVRGASPRNVDPFGLAQTPVQGGADSIGQAAAGAASLQSPSRANSTSSPSSAINPVFGKYDGADQPVTSTSSPGGADSPSSRQAPSKSMAGPIGSVGPIGTRPLPQPHAGQVSNPALNKRSTTPLPSPLGFGFTAGDGASDRSVPSVSTAPSAAAATAGVKDTSGGVGLGWGNGSGVWGSKNGLGVQASVWG